In a genomic window of uncultured Flavobacterium sp.:
- a CDS encoding DUF3857 domain-containing protein, translating to MKAQIRIAIFLFFIFSVSKSNAQNYELGKVSIAELEQKVHPKDSSAVAAILYRKGKVRIEYDPSEGFVALTDVETRIKIYKKEGYDWATQKVWYYNYYDLKERVFFNDAVTYNLVNGKIEKTKLKSDGTFDEVLNKYRGQKKITMPNVKEGSVIEFRYTIKCPRPSIIREWDFQTSIPVNYSEFSTFIPEYYDFNLRQKGYIFPKSVTEKKPKSVILTSKERSDGRVAETTFSTDKIDYIETQTTYKAIDFPAMKEEAFVNNIDNYVSSIQYELSSIKFPNSALKNFSTDWSSVTKTIYEYEDFGPELNKTGYFEDDLKILLAGKNTTEEKIAVILNYVKANVKWNGYMSYSCDSGVKKAYKEKTGNSADINLMLTAMLRYSGLTANPVLVSTRSNGIALFPNRTAFNYVIAAVETPNGNVLIDATEKFSAPNILPLRVLNWSGRLIRKDGTSEEINLMPAKTSEDTVFMNYSIDAEGKVTGKTRRQCTDYNAMITRDNIVGVKEEDYLEKLENQHGKIEISEYSRTNEKDILLPTIESYSFSGNNLCEVIGGKIYVSPMLFFTEDKNPFKQEVREYPVDFSYPFLDKYKITIQIPEGFVVETLPVSAVINMEDNLGSFKFNIAANANVLQLSIAHQINEAIISAEKYEMLKEYYQGMIAKETEKIVLKRI from the coding sequence ATGAAAGCCCAAATTAGAATAGCAATTTTTTTATTTTTTATTTTTAGTGTTTCAAAAAGCAATGCGCAAAATTATGAATTAGGGAAAGTTTCAATTGCCGAATTAGAACAAAAAGTGCATCCAAAAGATTCTTCTGCGGTTGCTGCAATATTGTATAGAAAAGGCAAAGTAAGAATTGAATATGATCCTAGTGAAGGATTTGTTGCTCTGACAGATGTTGAAACAAGAATTAAAATCTATAAAAAAGAGGGTTATGATTGGGCTACACAAAAAGTTTGGTATTATAACTACTATGATTTAAAAGAGCGTGTATTTTTTAATGATGCTGTAACTTATAATTTAGTAAATGGAAAAATTGAAAAAACAAAACTTAAAAGCGATGGAACATTTGATGAAGTTCTAAATAAATACAGAGGGCAAAAAAAGATTACAATGCCCAATGTCAAAGAAGGATCTGTTATAGAATTTAGATATACGATTAAATGTCCGCGACCTAGTATTATTAGAGAATGGGATTTTCAAACTTCTATTCCTGTGAATTATTCTGAGTTTTCGACTTTTATTCCTGAGTATTATGATTTTAATTTAAGACAAAAAGGATATATCTTTCCTAAAAGTGTAACAGAAAAAAAGCCTAAGTCAGTAATCTTAACGAGCAAGGAAAGATCAGATGGCCGTGTTGCAGAAACTACATTTTCGACAGATAAAATAGATTACATAGAGACTCAAACAACGTACAAAGCGATAGACTTTCCAGCAATGAAAGAAGAAGCTTTTGTAAATAACATTGATAATTACGTTTCAAGTATTCAATATGAATTGTCTTCGATTAAATTTCCAAATTCAGCTTTGAAGAATTTTTCAACTGATTGGAGTTCGGTTACAAAAACAATCTACGAATACGAAGATTTTGGGCCTGAATTGAACAAAACAGGATATTTTGAAGATGATCTTAAAATACTTCTTGCAGGAAAAAACACTACTGAAGAAAAGATTGCCGTTATTTTAAATTATGTAAAAGCCAATGTAAAATGGAACGGCTACATGAGTTACAGTTGTGATAGTGGAGTTAAAAAAGCATATAAAGAAAAAACAGGAAATAGTGCAGATATCAATTTAATGCTAACTGCTATGTTGCGTTATTCTGGTTTAACAGCAAATCCGGTTTTGGTAAGTACACGTTCAAACGGAATTGCTTTATTTCCTAACAGAACAGCTTTTAATTATGTAATTGCAGCGGTTGAAACACCAAATGGAAATGTCTTAATCGATGCTACTGAAAAATTTTCGGCACCAAATATCTTGCCTTTAAGAGTTTTAAACTGGTCAGGAAGATTGATTAGAAAAGACGGAACATCTGAAGAAATTAATTTAATGCCAGCCAAAACATCAGAGGATACTGTTTTTATGAATTATAGTATTGATGCTGAAGGTAAAGTTACAGGAAAGACCAGAAGACAATGCACGGATTATAATGCAATGATAACCAGAGATAATATTGTTGGTGTAAAAGAAGAAGATTATCTTGAAAAACTCGAAAATCAACATGGTAAAATTGAAATTAGCGAGTATTCCAGAACAAACGAAAAAGATATTTTGTTGCCAACTATAGAGAGTTATTCGTTTTCAGGAAATAATTTATGCGAAGTAATTGGAGGTAAAATTTATGTAAGTCCAATGTTGTTTTTTACGGAAGATAAAAACCCATTCAAGCAGGAAGTTCGAGAATATCCGGTTGATTTTAGTTATCCATTTTTAGATAAATATAAAATTACAATTCAAATTCCTGAAGGTTTTGTTGTTGAAACTTTACCTGTTTCAGCAGTCATTAACATGGAAGATAATTTGGGGAGTTTTAAGTTTAATATTGCTGCTAATGCGAATGTGCTACAATTAAGTATTGCACATCAAATAAATGAAGCAATTATTTCTGCTGAAAAATATGAGATGTTAAAAGAATATTACCAAGGAATGATTGCAAAAGAAACAGAAAAGATCGTTTTAAAAAGAATATAA
- the kynU gene encoding kynureninase, with protein MTFQNTREFARELDSQDTLNHYQDQFIFPKVNDKRVIYFTGNSLGLQPKRTKAYIDEVMKDWADLAVEGHFYANKPWWDYQERFAEPLSKIVGALPSEVTVMNTLTVNLHLLMVSFYQPKGKRYKIICEEKAFPSDQYMFQSQVHFHGYKTEDAIVEIKRREGEHNIRLEDVLAKIEEVGDELALVLIGGVNYYTGQVFDIKTITEAGQKAGAKVGWDLAHAAGNIKLELHDWNVDFAAWCSYKYMNSGPGNASGCFVHEKHHNNPDLPRFAGWWGHNKERRFKMEPNFDPVHGADGWQISNLPVLSLAPYLASVEMFAEVGMDALIKKRDHITSYLEFILHEIDKEVKGNFEIITPSNPIERASQLSVFLHGEGRSLFDYLMKNGVITDWREPNVIRLAPVPLYCSYEDMFDFGQILKKGILG; from the coding sequence ATGACTTTTCAAAATACACGCGAATTTGCACGAGAGCTTGATTCGCAAGACACACTAAATCATTATCAGGATCAATTTATTTTTCCGAAAGTAAATGACAAACGAGTTATTTATTTTACAGGAAATTCACTTGGATTACAGCCAAAACGTACCAAAGCTTACATCGATGAAGTAATGAAGGATTGGGCAGATCTTGCAGTCGAAGGACATTTTTATGCTAATAAACCATGGTGGGATTATCAGGAAAGATTTGCAGAACCATTGAGTAAAATAGTTGGTGCTTTGCCATCAGAAGTTACGGTAATGAATACTTTGACTGTAAATCTTCACTTATTGATGGTTTCTTTTTATCAGCCAAAAGGGAAACGTTATAAAATTATCTGCGAAGAAAAAGCATTTCCTTCAGATCAATATATGTTTCAGAGTCAGGTTCATTTTCATGGTTATAAAACCGAAGATGCAATTGTAGAAATAAAACGTCGCGAAGGAGAACATAACATTCGCCTTGAAGATGTTCTTGCAAAAATTGAAGAAGTTGGTGATGAACTGGCTTTAGTTTTAATTGGAGGAGTAAATTATTATACCGGACAAGTTTTCGATATTAAAACAATTACCGAAGCAGGACAAAAAGCCGGAGCAAAAGTAGGTTGGGATTTGGCGCACGCTGCTGGAAACATCAAACTTGAACTTCATGATTGGAATGTGGATTTTGCTGCTTGGTGCAGTTATAAATATATGAATTCAGGACCAGGAAATGCTTCTGGATGTTTCGTTCACGAAAAACATCATAATAATCCTGACTTGCCAAGATTTGCAGGTTGGTGGGGACACAATAAAGAACGCCGTTTTAAAATGGAACCTAATTTTGATCCTGTTCACGGAGCTGATGGCTGGCAGATTAGTAATTTACCCGTACTTTCTTTGGCGCCTTATTTAGCATCTGTAGAAATGTTTGCAGAAGTTGGAATGGATGCTTTGATCAAAAAGAGAGATCATATTACGTCATACTTAGAATTCATATTACACGAAATTGATAAAGAAGTAAAAGGTAATTTCGAAATTATCACACCTTCAAATCCAATAGAAAGAGCTTCTCAATTGTCTGTTTTTTTACATGGAGAAGGAAGAAGTTTATTTGATTATCTAATGAAAAATGGAGTAATTACAGATTGGCGTGAACCAAATGTAATTCGTTTAGCTCCAGTTCCTCTTTATTGTTCTTATGAAGATATGTTTGATTTTGGACAAATCCTTAAAAAAGGAATTTTAGGTTAA
- a CDS encoding DUF3857 domain-containing protein, producing the protein MKFIKLFSLSILLLFVSNVTAQEFKLGKVSIAELEQKVHPKDSSAVAAILYKRGKSKIEYDQNDGFISLTEVETRIKIYKKEGYNWANQSVLYYNTDGSKEKVDFNDAVTYNLVNGKIEKTKLASNGIFNEVVSKYRGRKKITMPNVKEGSVIEFSYVIRSPRDGSIREWDFQTSIPVNYSEFKTYIPEYYVFNSKQKGYVYPKVTAERKSKSILFTVKERSGGSGFTAVRTDVSTEKFDYLENQTTYTAVDFPAMKDEDFVNNIDNYTSSVQHELAMINWPNSPTKSFSTDWNSVVKTIYDYDDFGPELNKTGYFEEDLKKVLADKNTSDEKILAILNYVKSSVKWNDYLGYSCDNGVKKAYKEKTGNIADINLMLTAMLRYAGLTANPVLVSTRSNGIAIFPNRTAFNYVIAAVETPNGNILLDASNKFSAPNILPFEVLNWYGRLIRKDGTSEQVDLMPKKASADTVFMTYSLDAEGKVTGKVRRQCTDYNAMITRGNIDAVKEEEYLEKLENSNEKIEISDYSRTNEKDILLPTIESYSFTGNNLTEVIGGKIYVRPMLFFANDRNPFKQDIREYPVDFGFPFVDKYNISLKIPEGFTTEVLPQPVVYNMQDNLGSFKFNIMANGNVLQISIQHQINEAIVSVEQYEMLKEYYKGMIAKETDKIVLKRI; encoded by the coding sequence ATGAAATTTATTAAACTTTTTAGTCTTTCAATTCTTTTATTGTTTGTCTCAAACGTAACTGCGCAAGAATTTAAATTAGGAAAAGTATCCATCGCCGAATTGGAGCAAAAAGTGCACCCTAAAGATTCGTCTGCGGTTGCTGCAATATTGTATAAAAGAGGGAAATCTAAAATCGAATACGATCAAAATGATGGTTTTATCAGTTTGACTGAAGTAGAAACCAGAATTAAAATTTATAAAAAAGAAGGTTATAATTGGGCAAACCAAAGTGTTTTATACTATAACACTGATGGTTCTAAGGAGAAAGTTGATTTTAATGATGCTGTTACTTATAATTTAGTAAATGGCAAAATTGAAAAGACAAAACTCGCGAGTAACGGAATTTTTAATGAAGTTGTTAGTAAATATAGAGGAAGAAAAAAAATAACAATGCCTAATGTTAAAGAAGGTTCAGTTATAGAATTTAGTTACGTTATCAGAAGTCCTCGTGACGGATCGATTCGTGAGTGGGATTTTCAGACTAGTATTCCTGTAAATTATTCTGAATTTAAAACTTATATTCCAGAATATTATGTTTTTAATTCGAAACAAAAAGGATATGTTTATCCTAAAGTTACTGCAGAAAGAAAGAGTAAATCGATTCTTTTTACGGTTAAAGAAAGATCTGGCGGCAGCGGATTTACTGCTGTAAGAACAGATGTGTCTACTGAAAAGTTCGATTATTTAGAAAATCAAACAACTTATACAGCAGTTGATTTTCCAGCTATGAAAGATGAGGATTTTGTGAATAATATTGATAATTATACTTCAAGTGTTCAACATGAATTAGCGATGATAAATTGGCCTAATAGTCCAACAAAATCATTTTCGACAGATTGGAATTCAGTTGTAAAAACAATTTATGATTATGATGATTTTGGTCCTGAATTAAACAAAACTGGTTATTTTGAAGAAGACTTGAAAAAAGTATTAGCAGATAAAAATACTAGTGACGAAAAAATACTGGCTATTTTAAACTATGTAAAATCTAGTGTAAAATGGAATGATTATCTAGGTTATAGCTGTGATAACGGTGTTAAAAAAGCTTATAAAGAAAAAACAGGGAATATTGCTGATATAAATTTAATGCTAACAGCAATGTTGCGTTATGCAGGTTTGACGGCAAATCCGGTTTTGGTAAGTACTCGTTCTAACGGAATTGCAATTTTTCCAAATAGAACAGCTTTTAATTATGTAATTGCTGCAGTCGAAACTCCAAACGGAAATATTTTATTAGATGCATCTAATAAATTTTCAGCACCAAATATTTTACCTTTTGAAGTATTAAACTGGTACGGAAGATTAATTCGTAAAGACGGAACTTCTGAACAAGTTGATTTGATGCCTAAGAAAGCTTCGGCTGATACTGTTTTTATGACTTATAGTCTTGATGCTGAAGGAAAAGTTACAGGTAAGGTTAGAAGACAATGTACAGACTACAATGCAATGATAACCAGAGGTAATATTGATGCCGTAAAAGAGGAAGAATATTTAGAAAAACTGGAGAATAGTAATGAAAAAATAGAAATAAGTGATTATTCCCGAACAAATGAAAAAGATATTTTATTGCCAACAATTGAGAGTTATTCTTTTACAGGTAATAATTTAACTGAAGTAATTGGAGGGAAAATCTATGTTCGTCCGATGTTGTTTTTTGCCAATGATAGAAACCCTTTTAAACAAGATATTAGAGAATATCCGGTAGATTTTGGATTTCCATTTGTTGACAAATACAATATTTCATTAAAAATTCCTGAAGGCTTTACTACAGAAGTATTGCCACAACCAGTTGTTTATAACATGCAGGATAATTTAGGAAGCTTTAAATTTAATATTATGGCTAACGGAAATGTATTGCAAATAAGTATTCAGCATCAAATTAATGAGGCAATTGTTTCTGTTGAACAATATGAAATGCTAAAAGAGTACTACAAAGGAATGATCGCTAAAGAAACAGATAAAATTGTTTTAAAGAGAATATAA
- the aroA gene encoding 3-phosphoshikimate 1-carboxyvinyltransferase yields the protein MNLLLQTTQHNLQGQIAVTGSKSETNRLLLLKALFPNITLANTSNSDDSEVMQKALIGNDEIVDIHHAGTAMRFLTAYFAVNEGREVVMTGSSRMQERPIKILVEALGQLGVEISYEKEEGYPPIRIKGKKVTASKVTLAANVSSQYISALLLVASKLENGLELTLEGEITSIPYIKMTLALLNDLNIQTSFEGNVIKVYPKSEVETKEMVVESDWSSASYFFSLVALADTASITLSSYKENSLQGDSELVSLYEKLGVKTTFQDNKMTLVKQENFKFETVNFELNNTPDIAQTIVVTCLGLGIGCHLTGLHTLKIKETDRLEALRIELTKLGANISVTNDSLTLVESENINHNVKIATYNDHRMAMAFAPLALKVPIIVENAEVVSKSYPDFWNDLKELNFQISEL from the coding sequence ATGAATTTACTACTCCAGACAACTCAACATAATTTACAAGGACAAATTGCAGTAACAGGATCAAAAAGCGAGACAAATCGTTTATTGTTGTTAAAAGCATTATTTCCAAATATTACATTGGCAAATACTTCAAATTCTGATGATAGCGAAGTAATGCAAAAAGCCTTAATTGGAAATGACGAAATTGTAGACATTCATCACGCAGGAACTGCAATGCGTTTTTTGACAGCATATTTTGCTGTAAATGAAGGTCGCGAAGTGGTGATGACAGGTTCAAGCAGAATGCAGGAACGCCCGATAAAAATTCTAGTGGAAGCTTTAGGACAATTGGGAGTTGAGATTTCTTATGAAAAAGAAGAAGGTTATCCGCCAATTCGAATTAAAGGAAAAAAAGTAACCGCTTCAAAAGTTACTTTGGCAGCAAATGTAAGCAGTCAATATATTTCGGCACTTTTACTTGTAGCTTCAAAATTAGAAAATGGTTTAGAATTGACATTAGAAGGAGAAATTACTTCAATTCCATATATTAAAATGACTTTGGCTTTGCTAAACGATTTAAATATTCAAACTAGTTTTGAAGGAAACGTGATTAAAGTTTATCCAAAATCTGAAGTTGAAACCAAAGAAATGGTAGTAGAATCAGATTGGAGTTCAGCATCTTACTTCTTTAGTTTGGTAGCTTTGGCAGATACAGCTTCAATTACTTTAAGCAGTTATAAAGAAAATAGTTTACAAGGAGATTCAGAATTAGTTTCACTTTATGAAAAATTAGGAGTGAAGACTACTTTCCAGGACAATAAAATGACTTTGGTAAAACAAGAAAATTTTAAATTTGAAACTGTAAACTTTGAGCTAAATAATACACCAGACATTGCACAAACTATTGTTGTAACTTGTTTAGGTTTAGGAATTGGTTGCCATTTAACAGGCCTTCATACTTTAAAAATTAAAGAAACAGATAGACTGGAAGCGCTTAGAATTGAGTTGACAAAATTGGGAGCGAATATTTCTGTTACCAATGATAGTTTGACTTTAGTTGAATCAGAAAATATTAATCATAATGTAAAAATTGCCACTTACAACGATCACCGCATGGCAATGGCATTCGCACCTTTAGCTTTGAAAGTGCCAATTATTGTTGAAAATGCTGAAGTAGTTTCTAAATCATACCCTGATTTCTGGAATGACCTGAAAGAATTAAATTTCCAAATTTCTGAATTGTAG
- a CDS encoding DUF3857 domain-containing protein — MKFQSSIVIVFLFSILSVSKINAQNQELGKVTIAELQEKVHPKDTTAPAAILFKKGKTFLTYNKDRGFSVNNVYEFKIKIYKKEGLYWANQKARFYIGYENLNEDRVDFSDAVTYNLENGKIVKTKLDNQGSFTKNINKYWSEKIITLPNVKEGSIIEYKYVLRSENIVKLPDFQIQYDVPLNYFEYKTEIPEMYIYKPILIGRLPIVTDSKLINGGQSFENEHNQTARLSYRQINSIFSGKDIPALTEEPYVNNPINYRGSIQHELERIRYVDQPDKDYTVTWEGVATTIFKDENFGKELNERSFLLEDVKRLLANVEAPSERLDIIFKFVQNKMNWDETRGCYTDKGVVKAYKDQTGNVAEINFILIDMLKIAGIDANPVLVSTIENGVPVYPTRTGFNYVIAAAEIDGKQILLDATHKFTAPNILPLNVLNWKGRLIKKDGTSQEINLDPVTQSREISSLMVKMDAKGKMEGKVRIQRTDYDAYNFRVRNADKNEESYLEKFEEELGSLKISNYTVENKKTNLAGPVLETFAFTSENQSDIIKDKIFINPLLFFTRSKNPFKQENRQMAIYFGYLTMERFAINLEIPEGYMVESLPAPVRVTLGDKEIVFSLNTSSDGNKIQILSTKEINSSIFAPDAYQGLKDLFQKMIASQNEKIILKKI, encoded by the coding sequence ATGAAATTCCAAAGTAGTATAGTAATCGTTTTTTTATTTTCAATTTTAAGTGTTTCCAAAATAAATGCACAAAATCAGGAATTAGGAAAAGTTACTATTGCTGAATTACAGGAAAAAGTACATCCAAAAGACACTACCGCTCCCGCAGCAATTTTATTCAAAAAAGGAAAAACGTTTTTAACTTATAATAAAGACAGAGGGTTCTCAGTAAATAACGTTTATGAATTTAAGATCAAAATTTATAAAAAAGAAGGATTATATTGGGCCAATCAAAAAGCACGTTTCTACATTGGATATGAAAATTTAAACGAAGACAGAGTTGACTTTTCAGATGCCGTAACGTATAATCTGGAAAACGGAAAAATTGTAAAAACGAAACTTGACAATCAAGGGAGTTTTACAAAAAATATAAATAAATACTGGAGCGAAAAAATAATAACGTTGCCAAATGTAAAAGAAGGCTCGATAATAGAATACAAATATGTTCTTAGATCCGAAAACATTGTTAAGCTTCCGGATTTTCAAATTCAGTATGATGTTCCGTTAAATTATTTTGAGTATAAAACCGAAATTCCGGAGATGTATATTTATAAACCAATTTTGATAGGCAGACTTCCAATAGTTACTGATTCTAAATTGATTAATGGTGGTCAGAGTTTTGAAAACGAACATAATCAAACCGCTAGACTTTCGTACAGACAAATTAATTCGATTTTTTCAGGAAAAGATATTCCGGCGCTTACAGAAGAACCTTATGTAAACAATCCTATTAATTACAGAGGATCGATTCAGCATGAATTAGAAAGAATTAGATATGTCGATCAACCGGATAAAGATTACACGGTTACTTGGGAAGGCGTAGCGACAACAATTTTTAAAGATGAAAATTTCGGAAAAGAACTTAATGAAAGAAGTTTTTTGCTGGAAGATGTAAAGCGATTATTGGCAAATGTTGAAGCGCCAAGCGAAAGATTAGATATCATCTTCAAGTTTGTTCAGAATAAAATGAATTGGGACGAAACCAGAGGATGTTATACTGATAAAGGTGTTGTAAAAGCCTATAAAGATCAGACAGGAAATGTTGCCGAAATTAATTTCATCTTGATTGATATGCTTAAAATAGCCGGCATAGATGCAAATCCAGTTTTGGTTAGTACAATCGAAAACGGAGTTCCGGTTTATCCAACACGTACCGGATTTAATTATGTAATTGCCGCTGCCGAAATCGACGGAAAACAAATACTTCTGGATGCAACTCATAAATTTACTGCGCCTAATATTTTGCCATTAAATGTTTTAAATTGGAAAGGGCGATTAATTAAGAAAGATGGTACTTCCCAAGAAATTAATTTAGATCCCGTTACTCAATCTCGCGAAATATCAAGTTTGATGGTTAAGATGGATGCCAAGGGAAAAATGGAAGGGAAAGTCAGAATTCAAAGAACAGATTATGATGCTTATAATTTTAGAGTTCGAAATGCAGACAAGAACGAAGAAAGCTATCTTGAAAAGTTTGAAGAAGAATTAGGAAGCTTAAAGATTTCAAATTATACCGTTGAGAATAAAAAGACAAATTTAGCAGGTCCGGTGTTAGAGACTTTTGCCTTTACGTCAGAGAATCAATCGGATATTATAAAAGATAAAATTTTTATCAATCCGTTATTGTTTTTTACTAGAAGCAAGAATCCTTTTAAACAGGAAAATAGACAAATGGCTATTTATTTTGGCTATCTTACAATGGAAAGATTTGCTATAAATTTAGAAATTCCTGAAGGATATATGGTAGAGTCTTTACCTGCTCCCGTTCGTGTTACTTTAGGAGATAAAGAAATCGTATTTTCATTAAACACTTCAAGTGATGGAAATAAAATTCAAATTTTGAGCACAAAAGAAATTAACAGTAGTATTTTTGCGCCTGACGCATATCAGGGATTAAAAGATCTCTTTCAGAAAATGATTGCGAGTCAGAACGAAAAAATTATTCTTAAAAAAATTTAA
- the queA gene encoding tRNA preQ1(34) S-adenosylmethionine ribosyltransferase-isomerase QueA, translating into MKLSHFQFNLPKELLAEFPAENRDESRLMVIDRQKQTIEHKMFKDVINYFDDGDVLILNNTKVFPARLYGNKEKTGARIEVFLLRELNSEQRLWDVLVDPARKIRIGNKLYFGDDDSLVAEVIDNTTSRGRTLRFLYDGSYEEFRNKLTELGETPIPKYINREVTAEDAERYQTIYAKEEGAVAAPTAGLHFSKHLLKKLEIKGVNFAEVTLHVGLGTFNPVEVEDLSKHKMDSEELIINQEACDIVNAAKASRKRICAVGTTSMRAIESSVSSQNTLNPYEGWTNKFIFPPHDFSIANCMITNFHTPKSTLLMMISAFCGHDLMKRAYEEAIKEGYKFYSYGDAMLIL; encoded by the coding sequence ATGAAATTATCACATTTTCAGTTTAATTTACCGAAAGAACTTTTAGCGGAATTCCCGGCAGAAAATAGAGACGAATCTCGTTTAATGGTAATCGATCGTCAAAAACAAACTATAGAACATAAAATGTTTAAAGATGTTATCAATTATTTTGATGACGGAGACGTTTTGATTCTTAACAATACTAAAGTTTTCCCTGCACGTTTGTACGGAAACAAAGAAAAAACAGGAGCAAGAATTGAAGTTTTCTTATTAAGAGAATTAAATTCAGAGCAACGTCTTTGGGACGTTTTAGTTGATCCGGCTAGAAAAATCCGTATTGGAAACAAACTTTATTTTGGTGACGACGATTCATTAGTTGCTGAGGTAATTGACAATACAACTTCTCGTGGTAGAACTTTACGTTTTTTATATGACGGTTCTTACGAAGAATTCAGAAACAAATTGACAGAACTTGGAGAAACTCCAATTCCTAAATACATCAATAGAGAAGTAACTGCAGAAGATGCTGAAAGATACCAAACTATTTATGCAAAAGAAGAAGGAGCTGTAGCTGCACCAACTGCTGGTTTACACTTCTCAAAACACCTTTTGAAAAAATTAGAAATCAAAGGAGTTAATTTTGCTGAAGTAACATTACACGTTGGTTTAGGAACTTTTAATCCAGTTGAGGTTGAAGATTTATCTAAACACAAAATGGATTCTGAAGAATTGATTATTAATCAGGAAGCTTGTGATATTGTAAATGCTGCAAAAGCAAGCAGAAAACGTATTTGCGCTGTTGGAACAACTTCAATGCGTGCAATTGAAAGTTCTGTTTCTTCTCAAAATACTTTAAATCCTTATGAAGGATGGACAAATAAATTTATTTTCCCTCCTCATGATTTTAGTATTGCAAACTGTATGATTACAAATTTCCACACACCAAAATCAACATTATTAATGATGATTTCTGCTTTCTGTGGACATGATTTAATGAAAAGAGCATACGAAGAAGCAATCAAAGAAGGATATAAATTCTATTCTTACGGAGATGCGATGTTAATTCTTTAA
- a CDS encoding nucleotide pyrophosphohydrolase — protein MDLKNAQLDVDTWIKEHGVRYFNELTNMAQLTEEVGEVARIIARRYGEQSEKESDKNKDLGEELADVVFVVLCLANQTGIDLQAAFDKKMDLKSVRDKDRHKNNDKLK, from the coding sequence ATGGATTTGAAAAATGCACAACTTGATGTTGATACCTGGATAAAAGAACACGGAGTTCGCTATTTTAACGAATTGACAAATATGGCGCAACTTACAGAAGAAGTTGGTGAAGTTGCCAGAATTATTGCGCGCAGATATGGCGAACAATCTGAAAAAGAAAGTGATAAAAATAAAGATTTAGGAGAAGAATTAGCCGATGTTGTTTTTGTGGTTTTATGTCTTGCCAACCAAACGGGAATTGATTTACAAGCTGCTTTTGATAAAAAAATGGATTTGAAATCGGTTAGAGATAAAGACCGTCATAAAAACAACGATAAATTAAAATAA